In Danaus plexippus chromosome 17, MEX_DaPlex, whole genome shotgun sequence, one DNA window encodes the following:
- the LOC116771307 gene encoding uncharacterized protein LOC116771307, with amino-acid sequence MGLFSSKIAHASKMANSAEIQQFIKDAISQEKVVVFSKSYCPYCTLAKDVFSKVKQPIKVYELDEREDGSVIQENLKKITGFGTVPQVFINGNCVGGGSDVKNLYDSGKLEPMLIG; translated from the exons ATGGGTCTATTTTCCAGCAAAATTGCTCATGCTTCAAAAATGGCGAACTCTGCCGAAAttcaacaatttattaaagatgCTATATCTCAAGAAAAAGTTGTAGTTTTTTCAAAATCGTATTGTCCTTACTGTACACTGGCGAAAgat GTATTCAGCAAAGTGAAGCAGCCGATAAAAGTATACGAGTTAGATGAGAGAGAAGACGGCTCAGTCATCCAagaaaaccttaaaaaaattacaggaTTTGGAACg GTACCTCAAGTGTTTATCAACGGCAACTGTGTCGGTGGTGGTTCTGatgtaaaaaatctttatgatTCCGGAAAATTAGAACCTATGCTCATTGGATAA